A portion of the Cryptomeria japonica chromosome 5, Sugi_1.0, whole genome shotgun sequence genome contains these proteins:
- the LOC131067783 gene encoding auxin-responsive protein SAUR50: protein MNGSKCNKIRHVVALRQIVRKWRKLASARKAALNLLTCKISARFCRFSSISDEEYGGKDSNSRSGVPADVPAGHLAVYVGKHCTRFVIRAAYLNHPVFRTLLDEAEQEFGYDYQGGLAIPCDELLFEYILRLFSRNDPAIVKPLNLEDLQKALYTNNERHCSKGLFEKDSRPLLHVFAEKSVS, encoded by the coding sequence ATGAACGGGAGCAAATGCAACAAGATCAGGCACGTTGTGGCGCTGCGGCAAATTGTGAGAAAATGGAGAAAGCTCGCGAGTGCGCGGAAAGCTGCGTTGAATCTACTCACCTGTAAAATTTCTGCTCGTTTCTGTAGGTTTTCTTCCATCTCTGATGAAGAATATGGGGGGAAAGACTCGAACTCGCGATCTGGCGTTCCTGCTGACGTGCCGGCTGGACACCTGGCAGTCTATGTTGGAAAGCACTGCACGAGGTTTGTGATCAGAGCTGCGTATTTGAACCATCCGGTTTTTCGCACGCTGCTGGATGAGGCGGAGCAAGAATTTGGCTACGATTATCAAGGCGGCTTGGCTATTCCCTGCGATGAGCTTCTGTTTGAGTATATTCTGCGGCTTTTTAGCCGAAATGATCCAGCCATTGTAAAGCCTCTGAATTTGGAGGATTTGCAGAAAGCTTTGTATACTAACAATGAACGGCATTGTTCCAAGGGTTTGTTTGAAAAGGATTCCAGGCCTCTGCTGCATGTATTTGCAGAGAAGTCTGTAAGTTGA